A single region of the Hoeflea prorocentri genome encodes:
- a CDS encoding class II aldolase/adducin family protein → MGVETTAREVAHCNRKDLAAAYRLVAHFNLDDSIFTHISAKAAPDKETFLINAYGLRFTEVTAENLVEVDLDGNIVHDPLGAGINAAGFLIHSAVHAARPDLACVMHTHTVAGVAVASQAGGLLPLNQWSLQFHDRLAYHAYEGIALLEGEKDRLVADLGTRLAMVLRNHGLLTCGRTISQAFKLMYNLDRACRAQIAIQSSGSPTVAVSDNIRKLTADQYEMWETDLYSRDVEWEAYLRLVEEEYPDFCKSSA, encoded by the coding sequence ATGGGGGTGGAAACGACAGCCCGTGAAGTCGCGCATTGTAATCGCAAGGACCTGGCGGCCGCCTACCGGCTGGTCGCCCATTTCAACCTCGACGACAGTATCTTTACCCACATCTCCGCAAAGGCGGCGCCAGATAAGGAAACCTTCCTTATCAACGCCTATGGGCTGCGGTTCACAGAAGTGACAGCTGAGAATCTGGTCGAAGTCGATCTGGACGGAAACATCGTTCACGATCCGCTGGGCGCGGGGATCAATGCAGCCGGCTTCCTGATCCACTCGGCTGTGCATGCTGCCCGTCCTGATTTGGCATGTGTCATGCACACGCATACGGTTGCCGGGGTCGCGGTTGCATCGCAGGCAGGCGGACTTCTGCCTCTCAATCAATGGTCCTTACAGTTCCATGACCGGCTGGCCTATCACGCCTATGAGGGTATCGCGCTGCTTGAGGGTGAGAAGGATCGTTTGGTGGCAGATCTGGGCACCAGATTGGCGATGGTCCTTCGCAATCACGGTCTCTTGACTTGCGGGCGCACGATCTCGCAGGCCTTCAAGCTGATGTACAATCTTGACCGCGCCTGCCGGGCGCAGATCGCGATTCAGTCGAGCGGATCGCCAACCGTTGCCGTGTCAGACAACATTCGCAAGCTTACCGCAGATCAATACGAGATGTGGGAGACAGATCTGTATTCCAGGGACGTCGAATGGGAAGCCTATTTGCGGCTGGTGGAAGAGGAATATCCTGATTTCTGCAAGTCCAGCGCTTAG
- a CDS encoding ATP-binding cassette domain-containing protein: MDRLAIRSSVMDFLIIGGAVLVACAVLSFAIPETGMRVAALFLINLSAVLSIVVFMGFSGVMTFGHIGFMSLGAYFGAYLTLPTVMKAQFLPGLPDWLIAVDLPVIAAVPIVMLVVGLVAVVIGLSVCRLPVDTAPIATIGILVIIHGVLIGARDLTRGIQPLFGFGALDGLWLPLGFALFTVAVALVFRVTPTGLKLQASRDNELSAAASGVAVFRVRLVGWTLSAMLIAGSGLLLAHYLTVISPRQFYFVQMFALLAMAIVGGVSTVTGAVVGTGLVTALSELTRRIEGAPWLEAAGLPPLFGLSQLVLAGAILFIMYRRPSGLIAWREPSSRLFARLPAPTSANASAASVQPAASVTASGTQPALELRGLSKSFAGVKALSDVSFALKRGETLSLIGPNGSGKTTLVNLVTGVIRPDAGAVYLNGEAITGDVPHLVARRGIARTFQNIRLFETMSVADNVRLAALDVADDPRSRAFELLAELGLSDVAQTPAGELSYGRRRRVEIARAVALAPSVLLLDEPTAGMNETESADLADIITRLKARFGLSLLVIEHDQAFVRNLSDRVLVLNQGELIAGGTADEVRRNSQVIEAYLGRGAASDLNTVYGQEETENPKQKTTTERN, encoded by the coding sequence ATGGATCGACTAGCCATCAGATCATCGGTGATGGACTTCCTCATCATAGGGGGGGCGGTGCTCGTGGCCTGTGCGGTCCTCAGCTTTGCGATCCCCGAAACCGGCATGCGTGTCGCGGCGCTTTTCCTGATCAACCTGTCTGCGGTGCTCTCGATCGTGGTCTTCATGGGCTTTTCCGGGGTCATGACTTTTGGCCACATCGGTTTCATGTCGCTCGGAGCTTATTTCGGCGCTTACCTGACCCTGCCGACCGTCATGAAGGCGCAATTCCTGCCTGGCTTGCCGGACTGGCTTATCGCCGTTGATTTGCCGGTCATTGCTGCCGTGCCCATCGTGATGCTGGTCGTGGGTCTTGTTGCCGTGGTTATCGGACTGTCGGTTTGCCGGCTACCCGTCGATACCGCCCCGATCGCGACGATCGGTATCCTTGTCATTATCCATGGCGTCCTGATCGGCGCGCGCGATCTGACGCGGGGTATCCAGCCGCTTTTTGGCTTCGGCGCGCTTGACGGCTTGTGGTTGCCGCTTGGCTTTGCCCTGTTCACAGTTGCTGTGGCGCTTGTGTTCCGGGTTACACCGACCGGGCTGAAACTGCAGGCGTCCCGGGACAACGAATTGTCGGCCGCCGCGTCCGGTGTCGCGGTTTTCCGGGTCCGTCTGGTCGGTTGGACACTCAGCGCAATGCTGATCGCCGGATCCGGGCTTCTGCTTGCTCACTACCTGACGGTCATCAGCCCACGGCAGTTCTATTTCGTGCAAATGTTCGCGCTGCTGGCGATGGCCATTGTCGGCGGGGTGTCAACGGTCACCGGCGCGGTGGTCGGGACAGGGCTCGTCACGGCGCTGTCGGAGCTGACGCGCCGCATCGAGGGCGCGCCCTGGCTCGAGGCCGCGGGGCTGCCTCCGCTCTTTGGGCTTAGCCAATTGGTGCTGGCCGGCGCTATCCTTTTTATTATGTATCGTCGCCCGAGCGGGCTGATCGCCTGGCGGGAGCCGTCGTCGCGATTGTTCGCCAGGCTGCCAGCGCCGACATCTGCCAATGCCTCGGCCGCTTCAGTGCAGCCCGCCGCATCAGTCACCGCGTCTGGTACCCAACCGGCGCTTGAGCTTCGCGGATTGTCGAAGAGCTTCGCCGGTGTCAAGGCGCTCTCGGATGTCAGCTTTGCGCTGAAAAGGGGGGAAACCCTCAGCCTGATCGGACCGAACGGGTCGGGCAAGACCACGCTGGTCAACCTTGTCACCGGGGTTATCCGGCCTGATGCCGGCGCCGTTTATCTCAATGGCGAAGCGATTACTGGCGATGTGCCGCATTTGGTGGCGCGCAGGGGCATTGCGCGGACATTCCAGAATATTCGCCTGTTCGAAACCATGAGCGTTGCCGACAACGTCAGACTGGCCGCACTCGACGTGGCGGACGACCCGCGGTCGCGGGCGTTCGAGCTGCTTGCAGAACTCGGCCTCTCGGACGTCGCGCAAACGCCGGCCGGCGAGCTTTCCTACGGCCGCCGCCGCCGGGTGGAGATCGCGCGCGCCGTGGCGCTGGCGCCATCCGTGTTGCTGCTCGACGAACCGACAGCCGGGATGAATGAGACGGAGTCGGCGGATCTGGCGGATATCATAACGCGGCTGAAGGCGCGCTTCGGGCTGAGCCTTTTGGTGATCGAGCACGACCAGGCCTTTGTGCGTAACCTTTCCGACAGGGTGCTGGTTCTGAACCAGGGTGAGCTAATCGCCGGAGGCACGGCTGATGAAGTGCGCCGCAACAGCCAGGTGATAGAGGCATATCTGGGCCGCGGAGCGGCCAGCGACCTCAATACAGTTTACGGGCAGGAAGAAACCGAAAATCCCAAGCAAAAAACGACAACAGAGAGGAACTGA
- a CDS encoding ABC transporter permease has protein sequence MTTIRFLASRLVKSIVILLCIAVLNFFLIRLAPGDPAAVMAGEAGASDEIFLQQLKEKFGLDQPLLVQLRIYMWDIVRFDLGFSYRQQMPVSQLIFERLPATLLMTGTAFVLSILFGVVGGVLAAQKPGSWRDTGIMTAAIIFYATPLFWIALMAVLLFSVQLGWLPAFGFETVGSGYTGLQRALDIARHLVLPSMTLALFFMAVYARMTRASMLEVASMDFVKTARAKGVPDKLIQRRHILRNALLPVVTLAGLQAGQMIGGAVLTETVFAWPGIGRLMFDALLQRDYNLLLGVFLVSAMLVIAVNILTDIVYRMIDPRIGEGA, from the coding sequence ATGACGACCATCCGCTTCCTGGCATCGCGCCTTGTGAAGTCCATTGTGATTTTGCTGTGCATTGCGGTGCTGAATTTCTTTCTTATTCGTCTTGCGCCCGGCGATCCGGCCGCAGTGATGGCCGGGGAAGCCGGCGCATCGGACGAGATTTTCCTACAGCAGTTGAAAGAGAAATTCGGGCTTGACCAGCCATTGCTGGTTCAGCTTCGAATCTACATGTGGGATATCGTCAGGTTTGATCTTGGCTTTTCCTACCGTCAGCAGATGCCCGTGTCGCAACTGATTTTCGAGCGGCTTCCCGCGACGCTTCTGATGACCGGAACTGCCTTTGTCCTGTCAATCCTGTTTGGCGTGGTCGGCGGTGTGCTGGCCGCGCAAAAGCCCGGAAGCTGGCGCGACACCGGGATCATGACGGCGGCGATCATCTTCTATGCGACCCCGCTTTTCTGGATTGCGCTGATGGCCGTCCTGCTTTTTTCGGTCCAGTTGGGTTGGTTGCCGGCCTTTGGGTTCGAGACGGTGGGTTCGGGCTACACCGGCCTCCAGAGGGCGCTGGACATCGCAAGGCATCTTGTCTTGCCGTCAATGACGCTGGCGCTGTTTTTTATGGCGGTCTATGCGCGCATGACGCGGGCATCGATGCTTGAGGTTGCCAGCATGGATTTCGTCAAGACCGCTCGCGCCAAAGGGGTGCCCGACAAGCTGATTCAGCGACGGCATATTCTGCGAAACGCGCTCTTGCCCGTTGTGACGCTTGCCGGCCTTCAGGCCGGACAGATGATTGGCGGCGCGGTGCTGACCGAAACGGTTTTTGCCTGGCCGGGGATTGGGCGCTTGATGTTCGATGCACTCCTACAAAGGGACTACAACCTTCTGCTTGGCGTTTTCCTCGTCTCTGCAATGCTGGTGATTGCCGTGAACATCCTCACCGACATTGTCTACCGCATGATCGATCCGCGAATTGGAGAAGGAGCATGA
- a CDS encoding ABC transporter permease translates to MKEFWKAFRRNKGAVIGLCLLLLVLAVSATAPLLAPDSPWKMVQRPFLPPLVDPHLPLGTDTLGRDVMSGILHGARISLMVGVVATTVALLIGIPLGAIAGYYNGIVDDVLMRIAEFFQTIPSFALALVLVAILEPSVWSIILSIGIVSWVPIARLVRAEVLSQRSREYVEAAVLAGQSDLKIILHQILPNTLSAILVISSLTIASAILLESALSFIGLGDPNLMSWGYMIGASRTVIRTAWWLSFFPGLAIFLTVLAFNMIGDGLNDALNPRLNRTGR, encoded by the coding sequence ATGAAGGAATTCTGGAAGGCTTTCCGGCGCAACAAGGGCGCCGTCATCGGGCTTTGCCTGCTGCTTCTGGTGCTGGCGGTTAGTGCGACCGCGCCGCTTCTCGCCCCGGATTCCCCTTGGAAAATGGTCCAGCGTCCGTTCCTGCCGCCGCTGGTGGACCCGCACTTGCCGTTGGGCACAGATACCCTCGGCCGCGATGTCATGTCCGGTATACTCCACGGTGCCCGGATTTCACTTATGGTCGGCGTCGTTGCAACAACCGTGGCGCTCCTCATCGGCATTCCTCTTGGAGCCATCGCCGGTTACTACAATGGGATTGTCGACGATGTGCTGATGCGGATTGCCGAATTTTTTCAAACAATCCCGAGCTTTGCGCTTGCGCTGGTTCTCGTGGCAATCCTCGAGCCGAGTGTCTGGTCGATTATCCTCTCCATCGGGATAGTCAGCTGGGTGCCGATCGCCCGGCTTGTCCGGGCCGAAGTTCTATCCCAGCGGTCACGCGAATATGTCGAGGCGGCGGTCCTTGCCGGGCAAAGCGACCTGAAGATCATCCTGCACCAGATCCTGCCCAACACACTCTCGGCCATACTGGTGATTTCCTCCCTGACAATCGCGTCGGCGATTTTGTTGGAATCGGCTTTGTCGTTCATAGGGCTTGGCGATCCCAATCTGATGTCATGGGGTTACATGATTGGCGCATCCCGGACCGTTATCCGTACAGCCTGGTGGCTCAGTTTCTTCCCGGGCCTGGCCATCTTCCTCACCGTCCTTGCCTTTAACATGATTGGCGACGGGCTGAATGATGCGCTCAATCCGCGTCTCAACCGAACGGGTCGCTAA
- a CDS encoding ABC transporter substrate-binding protein — MRHIIAMAAGLLLVQTAAAEDLKIGAAVSMTGGLAYADVPAIEGLQVAIDEINAAGGIDGKYMVEIDIRDGRSDPAQTTLVAQELIASGIDILITPADADPSIGAGLIAAQAKVPAFTTVASSPTLPLSAGEYMFGNFPGDNLQSAVSAQYARDTGYDTAFILYSEDSSYTQLPLYFKEVFEGLGGKVSGEAVYNLGQQDFSAIVTTIGSLDPAPDVIMTAAYEPDFPAFIRQLRASGVNIPVIGSDGIDSPTTFSLGDVAEGVVFSTAGFAEEGNPLSTFYKAYEKKFNRPSETIYTALGYDIMQVIAAAIMKAGSTDGAALRDAISGLENVQGAAGSITYAGREDRMPLRDVTLVRVKGGDREFVRQETPPGDLVPKPKY, encoded by the coding sequence ATGAGACACATCATTGCAATGGCTGCCGGCCTTCTGCTGGTGCAGACGGCAGCGGCCGAGGATTTGAAGATCGGAGCCGCGGTCAGCATGACCGGCGGGCTGGCTTATGCCGATGTACCCGCCATTGAAGGGCTTCAGGTCGCCATAGACGAGATCAACGCCGCCGGTGGAATTGACGGCAAATACATGGTGGAGATCGATATTCGCGACGGCCGCTCCGACCCGGCGCAGACCACTTTGGTCGCCCAGGAGCTGATTGCATCGGGCATTGACATCCTGATCACACCGGCGGATGCCGACCCGTCGATCGGAGCCGGGTTGATCGCGGCGCAAGCCAAGGTCCCGGCCTTTACCACAGTTGCCTCCTCGCCCACTCTGCCTCTTTCGGCAGGCGAGTACATGTTCGGCAATTTCCCGGGCGACAACCTGCAGTCCGCGGTTTCGGCGCAGTACGCCCGCGATACGGGCTATGACACGGCCTTCATCCTCTATTCGGAAGACAGCTCCTACACGCAACTTCCGCTTTACTTCAAAGAGGTTTTCGAGGGACTTGGAGGCAAGGTTTCCGGCGAGGCGGTCTACAATCTCGGCCAGCAGGACTTCAGCGCGATCGTGACGACAATCGGCTCACTGGACCCGGCGCCGGACGTTATCATGACCGCGGCCTATGAACCCGATTTCCCGGCCTTCATCCGCCAGTTGCGTGCCTCGGGTGTGAATATCCCGGTCATCGGCTCTGACGGGATCGACAGCCCGACGACATTCTCGCTCGGCGATGTGGCCGAGGGCGTGGTGTTTTCGACCGCCGGATTTGCAGAGGAAGGCAACCCGCTGTCCACCTTCTACAAAGCCTATGAGAAGAAGTTCAACCGTCCCTCCGAGACCATATACACGGCGCTCGGATACGACATTATGCAGGTGATTGCAGCGGCCATTATGAAGGCCGGATCGACTGATGGTGCAGCGCTGAGGGACGCTATCTCCGGGCTTGAGAACGTTCAGGGCGCGGCCGGTTCAATTACCTATGCGGGCCGGGAGGACCGGATGCCGTTGCGTGACGTGACGCTTGTGCGGGTCAAGGGCGGCGACCGCGAGTTCGTGCGTCAGGAAACGCCTCCGGGCGACCTGGTGCCCAAGCCGAAATACTGA
- a CDS encoding branched-chain amino acid ABC transporter permease, with translation MDIAIQQAVNALALGGTYAMLALGLAVVFSVMRMINFAHGELMTASGYAYAFAIAAGFPFALALVAGIAAAVALVLLLERVAFRPLRGASPTSLLITSFAVAVVLQTLFQSLISPRPQPAPMPDFLGRAIGIGDFLIGSIQFTSIIVTLMMLAGLAILFRFTMIGISIRAASMDFPMTRLMGVRANRVIAMAFAISGLLAGVSGLLWVAQRGSVDPMMGFLPVLKAFICAVLGGLGSLPGAVLGGFVLGIIETALQAGLPIEWAVFKDPIALFIVIAILAVRPRGLLPTRVASRA, from the coding sequence ATGGACATTGCGATCCAGCAGGCGGTGAACGCCCTTGCGCTTGGCGGGACCTATGCGATGCTGGCCCTCGGGCTGGCGGTCGTATTCAGCGTGATGCGGATGATCAATTTCGCCCATGGCGAATTGATGACGGCGTCCGGTTATGCCTATGCGTTCGCCATTGCGGCAGGGTTTCCCTTTGCACTTGCCCTGGTGGCGGGTATTGCCGCCGCCGTGGCGCTGGTTCTGCTGCTGGAGCGTGTTGCATTCCGGCCGTTGAGAGGCGCTTCGCCGACTTCTCTGCTTATCACCAGTTTCGCTGTTGCGGTGGTGCTGCAAACGCTTTTTCAAAGTCTTATCTCGCCGCGTCCGCAGCCGGCGCCGATGCCCGATTTTCTTGGGCGGGCGATCGGTATTGGAGATTTCCTGATCGGGTCGATCCAGTTCACCTCAATCATCGTCACGCTGATGATGCTGGCGGGGCTGGCTATCCTGTTCCGTTTCACCATGATCGGTATTTCAATCCGGGCTGCGTCGATGGATTTTCCTATGACCCGTCTGATGGGCGTCAGAGCCAACCGGGTCATCGCCATGGCTTTTGCGATCTCCGGCCTGCTGGCGGGAGTTTCGGGGCTGCTATGGGTGGCGCAGCGCGGCTCGGTCGATCCGATGATGGGTTTCCTGCCGGTGCTGAAGGCCTTCATCTGCGCCGTTCTGGGCGGGCTCGGAAGCTTGCCGGGCGCCGTGCTCGGCGGCTTCGTGCTCGGCATAATCGAGACTGCGTTGCAGGCAGGCTTGCCGATCGAATGGGCGGTGTTCAAGGACCCCATTGCACTTTTCATCGTCATCGCGATCCTTGCGGTGCGGCCGCGGGGCCTGCTTCCCACGCGCGTCGCCAGCCGAGCCTGA
- a CDS encoding ABC transporter ATP-binding protein: MSDNPLLSISGLEVFYGPIAALRGVGLEVNGGEVVALLGSNGAGKTTTLLSIAGVLPVRAGEIRFDGIAITGQAVERIARSGIALVPEGRHVFEGLTVKENLLMGAASLPRGKVEDEWHKAFDLFPILAERRFQLAGTLSGGEQQMLAIGRALMSRPRVLLLDEPSLGLAPRIVEEIFELIVLLRKQGTTILLVEQNARMALEVADRGYVMSQGRIAAEGTASELVASDEVARAYLGVA, encoded by the coding sequence ATGAGTGACAATCCCCTCCTTTCTATTTCTGGCCTTGAAGTCTTTTACGGCCCAATCGCGGCGCTGCGGGGCGTCGGGCTGGAGGTGAACGGAGGGGAAGTCGTCGCGCTGTTGGGTTCGAACGGTGCCGGCAAGACGACGACGCTTCTATCCATCGCCGGTGTGCTGCCGGTGCGGGCAGGCGAGATACGGTTCGACGGCATCGCGATCACAGGGCAGGCGGTTGAGCGGATCGCCCGCAGCGGGATCGCGCTCGTGCCCGAGGGACGCCATGTCTTCGAAGGGCTGACAGTCAAGGAGAACCTGCTCATGGGCGCTGCCTCGCTGCCTCGCGGCAAGGTGGAGGACGAGTGGCACAAGGCTTTTGACCTTTTCCCCATTCTTGCCGAACGCCGGTTTCAGCTTGCCGGCACACTTTCCGGCGGTGAGCAGCAGATGCTGGCCATCGGGCGGGCGCTGATGTCGAGGCCTCGGGTGTTGTTGCTTGATGAACCTTCACTCGGCCTGGCGCCAAGGATTGTCGAGGAGATTTTCGAGTTGATCGTGCTGTTGCGCAAACAGGGTACGACCATCCTGCTGGTCGAGCAGAACGCGCGTATGGCGCTCGAGGTCGCCGACCGCGGATATGTGATGTCCCAGGGGCGGATCGCGGCCGAGGGCACGGCCAGTGAGTTGGTGGCCTCGGACGAGGTGGCGCGTGCCTATCTTGGTGTGGCCTAG
- a CDS encoding GntR family transcriptional regulator, whose amino-acid sequence MTFAAFKRQDLVSQVSETLTKAILEGDLEPGSRLNEVHLSQQFEISRAPLREALRRLESQGLIESHPRRGFFLRRISAPKIAELFQVRLALEHAAGQQVVQSITEAETGRLECQYEAIREAASNNDPLRQTEEDFRFHRLICEMSGNTRLLQFFDQIACEIRYSMVHLSGFHDDMEALAASHVPLLDALKSRDAVTYCNYLKRHLDEARDKLVAAVDS is encoded by the coding sequence ATGACATTCGCAGCATTCAAACGACAGGACTTGGTTTCTCAGGTGTCGGAAACCCTGACCAAGGCCATTCTCGAGGGCGATCTGGAACCGGGCTCCCGGCTCAACGAGGTGCATCTCTCACAGCAGTTCGAGATCAGTCGCGCGCCATTGCGGGAGGCGCTGCGGCGGCTTGAGAGCCAGGGTTTAATCGAATCGCATCCGCGTCGAGGCTTCTTCCTTCGCAGAATATCTGCGCCAAAGATCGCAGAACTCTTCCAGGTACGATTGGCACTGGAGCACGCTGCTGGTCAGCAGGTGGTGCAATCCATCACTGAAGCGGAAACCGGCCGGCTTGAATGTCAATATGAAGCAATCCGTGAAGCAGCCAGCAACAACGATCCGCTCCGTCAAACTGAAGAAGATTTTCGGTTCCATCGGCTCATTTGCGAGATGTCCGGTAACACACGCTTGCTGCAGTTCTTTGATCAGATCGCTTGTGAAATACGATATTCGATGGTGCATCTCAGCGGCTTTCATGATGATATGGAGGCGCTTGCTGCTTCTCACGTTCCGCTTCTTGACGCGTTAAAGAGCCGCGATGCTGTTACATATTGCAACTACCTCAAACGCCACCTTGATGAGGCTCGTGACAAACTTGTCGCTGCGGTCGATTCCTAA
- a CDS encoding ABC transporter substrate-binding protein has product MLKTIILSTVIALTAGPALAESPKSGGRVNVVVQPEPPGLMLGLVQNGPTQMVAGNIYEGLLHYAPDLSPQPQLAESWTVSDDATTYTFNLVKDAVWHDGTPFTSADVVFSVDTFLRETHARLRASLVHVESITAPDDHTVVFQLKQPFGPFLGIFEVGTMPMIPKHIYDGTKYADNPANNTPIGTGPYKFVEWQKGSHILLAKNEDYYVEGKPHIDEIYYHVIPDAASRSVAYETGKVDVLPGGSVENFDVPRLTALENTCVTDAGWEFFGPLSWLWINTRSAPMDDSRFRQAIMYAMDREFAKDVLWNGLGKVATGPASSATRFYDNNVNIYDHNPEKAKQLLAEMDYDGTPIRLLPLPYGETWQRWGEAVKQNLEEVGIPVETVATDVAGWNQKISEWDFDLAFTYLYQYGDPALGVSRTYISSNIAKGTPWNNVSGYTDDGVDKLFADAAIAPSDGERQVLYTEVQQKIVDDVPVAWLLELGFPTIYRCDIKDLVTTAIGLNDGFRDAWLDR; this is encoded by the coding sequence ATGCTAAAAACAATAATCCTGTCGACAGTGATCGCGCTAACCGCAGGGCCGGCCCTGGCCGAATCGCCAAAGTCCGGCGGTCGGGTAAATGTCGTTGTCCAACCTGAACCGCCAGGGCTGATGCTTGGCCTCGTGCAAAACGGGCCGACACAGATGGTTGCGGGAAACATCTATGAGGGCCTGTTGCATTATGCTCCGGATCTTTCGCCACAGCCGCAATTGGCGGAGAGCTGGACAGTCAGCGATGATGCCACCACGTACACCTTCAATCTGGTAAAGGATGCGGTCTGGCACGACGGGACGCCCTTTACCTCGGCCGATGTCGTGTTCTCGGTTGACACGTTCCTGCGCGAGACCCATGCCCGGCTTCGTGCCTCTCTCGTGCATGTGGAGAGCATCACTGCGCCCGACGATCATACCGTCGTCTTTCAACTGAAGCAGCCATTCGGTCCGTTCCTGGGTATTTTCGAAGTTGGCACAATGCCGATGATCCCCAAACATATCTATGACGGCACCAAATATGCCGACAACCCTGCCAACAATACGCCAATTGGAACCGGGCCCTACAAGTTCGTGGAATGGCAAAAGGGTTCGCATATTCTTCTGGCCAAGAATGAGGACTACTATGTCGAAGGCAAGCCTCATATTGACGAGATTTATTATCACGTTATTCCCGACGCAGCGTCACGGTCCGTTGCCTACGAGACCGGCAAGGTTGACGTTCTGCCAGGTGGATCGGTCGAGAATTTCGACGTTCCCCGTCTGACAGCGCTGGAAAATACCTGCGTAACCGATGCCGGGTGGGAATTCTTTGGACCACTGTCCTGGCTGTGGATCAACACAAGGTCGGCGCCTATGGACGATTCTCGTTTCCGCCAGGCAATCATGTACGCAATGGATCGGGAGTTTGCAAAGGACGTGCTTTGGAACGGTCTGGGCAAGGTTGCAACCGGCCCGGCTTCATCGGCGACCCGGTTCTACGACAACAACGTCAACATCTACGATCACAATCCAGAGAAGGCCAAGCAACTCCTGGCTGAAATGGACTATGACGGCACCCCGATCCGGCTCCTGCCACTGCCTTATGGCGAGACCTGGCAGCGCTGGGGCGAAGCTGTGAAGCAGAACCTGGAGGAGGTCGGCATCCCGGTCGAGACGGTCGCGACCGACGTGGCAGGCTGGAACCAGAAAATATCGGAATGGGACTTTGATCTCGCCTTTACCTATCTCTACCAATATGGCGACCCGGCGCTTGGTGTCTCGCGAACCTATATCTCGTCGAACATCGCCAAGGGGACACCATGGAACAACGTTTCGGGTTATACCGATGACGGCGTCGACAAACTCTTTGCCGATGCGGCGATCGCGCCAAGCGATGGCGAACGTCAGGTCCTCTACACCGAAGTCCAGCAAAAGATCGTTGACGATGTTCCTGTCGCGTGGCTGCTGGAACTCGGTTTTCCGACTATCTACCGTTGCGACATCAAGGACCTGGTGACCACCGCTATCGGACTGAACGACGGTTTCCGGGACGCCTGGCTGGACCGGTAA
- a CDS encoding cysteine hydrolase family protein — translation MPPNAFDPRTMRSRQLPLDPGVAALISVDMQNADCGADMLAEGRAGRVKPPRTVHFYEAVADIVIPNQQRLHAAIRAAGAETIYVAIESLTRDGRDRGIDHKVSGIHLAPGSTEARIIDAVAPAPDEIVLKKTASGAFGATNLDYILRNLGVTQLIVVGVVTHQCVENTVRQGADIGYLVTVVSDACATDSAEQHSAALAAMSGYARICTTADVLTELGAA, via the coding sequence ATGCCTCCCAATGCATTTGATCCACGCACCATGCGCTCGCGCCAGTTACCGCTCGACCCTGGGGTTGCCGCGCTGATTTCTGTTGACATGCAGAACGCCGATTGCGGAGCGGACATGCTTGCCGAAGGACGTGCAGGCCGCGTCAAGCCACCCCGCACGGTGCATTTTTATGAGGCCGTGGCCGATATCGTGATCCCGAACCAGCAACGGCTGCACGCCGCAATCCGGGCGGCGGGAGCCGAGACGATCTATGTCGCTATCGAGAGCCTTACACGTGACGGCCGCGACCGGGGCATCGACCACAAGGTTTCGGGTATCCATCTGGCTCCTGGAAGCACCGAGGCCCGGATAATCGATGCGGTGGCGCCCGCGCCGGATGAGATCGTCTTGAAAAAGACGGCGTCCGGCGCTTTCGGTGCGACAAATCTCGACTACATATTGCGCAATCTGGGTGTTACGCAACTCATCGTGGTCGGCGTTGTGACCCATCAGTGCGTGGAGAACACCGTTCGGCAGGGGGCCGATATCGGCTACCTTGTGACTGTTGTGTCGGACGCATGCGCCACCGACAGCGCCGAACAACACAGTGCCGCACTCGCCGCCATGTCCGGATATGCCCGCATCTGTACGACCGCGGACGTTCTTACCGAATTGGGGGCGGCATGA